One Coffea eugenioides isolate CCC68of chromosome 2, Ceug_1.0, whole genome shotgun sequence genomic window, TAGTTTTCTGAAATTGTGGTTATACTTTGTCTGCCTTTGTCAATCTTGACGAGTCCAAATCATCTAGGTACTTCTCTGTGCAATCAGATTCCAAACAGATGTAATATTGAGTCTTGCACATTAGACAAGCCCCACGAGTCCTCGACATAATTGGCATAGACATACCACCTGAATATAAAAGTCTAGGTTCAATGTGTTTTGGAACTGGAGAATATTGTTTGTGATATCAAGAAGTGGTGTTTGGTgtcaaaaaaacaaacaaatctTCAAAGGTTAGAGAATGCTTTCCTAGTGCAACAGATGTGGAGCTATTAGCGAAAAAAGTAGTCCTATCAAGTTGCATTACTGCTTGTGGTTCCTCAAGCTCAAAGTGGTAGGGCAATGTGTGTCAAAATAGATTAGGCAGAACCATGTGATCCCTTGCCAATTTCCTCACCCGATGTGCTTGCCAACTCTCATAATTCAACTAGCTTACACTCCCCAAGTGCTCCCTCTTTCTACCATTTCCAGATGCTATATATGTTGAGGCGTCTAAGATGACATTTCATCAATTAACTCGCTTTCTTTAGCTGTCATCCACATTTCAAGGTACTTCAGAGTCTTCATCACCTAATTAAGCTTTCTCCATTCCTTACCGTTTAATCTATTCCACAAATGGGCGTCCAATTAGCCGGAATTGCTCAAGCTAAAGAAAAGCTTCGCCAGACTATCTCACCAAAAAAGGGAAGCATTTCGAAAACTAATGACGTTCCTAAAGGCCATTTTGCAGTTTATGTTGGGGAAACATACAGGCGATTTGTGATACCAATTTCTTACTTGAACCACCCTTTGTTCCAAGACTTGTTGCACTGGGCTGAGGAAGAGTTTGGGTACAGCCATCCCATGGGAGGTCTCACC contains:
- the LOC113762792 gene encoding auxin-induced protein 15A-like; the encoded protein is MGVQLAGIAQAKEKLRQTISPKKGSISKTNDVPKGHFAVYVGETYRRFVIPISYLNHPLFQDLLHWAEEEFGYSHPMGGLTIPCSEDYFINLTSVLNSLMCPLHGG